In Kytococcus sedentarius DSM 20547, the sequence GCCGCCCGCAGCACCGCGGCCACCCGAGCCACCGGCACCACGGCCACCGCGGCCGGAACCGCCCGAGCCACCCCGGCCACCGGAACGGCCAGCTCCACGCACGCCGCCCGAGCCACCCCGGCCACCGGAACGGCCGCCGCGCCCGCCGCCGGAACCACCCTGCTGGGGCGGCGCGGTCGCCACGGCGAGCTCGTCGGACTCGCGGAAGACCCGCTCCCCCGGGGCAACCTCCTGCAGCACCGCGGCGCCCACCACGGCCTTGGCCTCGGTGACCGGACGGATCTTGGCCGCCCGCATCAGCGTCTTCACCTCACCGCGCTGCTCGGGCATCGCGATGGTGACCACGGTCCCCTCGGCGCCGGCGCGGGCGGTACGGCCCGAGCGGTGCAGGTACGCCTTGTGCTCGGCGGGCGGGTCGGCGTGCACCACCAGGGCGATGTCGTCCACGTGGATGCCACGGGCCGCGATGTCGGTCGCCACCAGCGTCTGGGCGGTGCCCTCGGAGAAGGCCGCCAGGTTCCGCTGGCGCGCGTTCTGCGAGAGGTTGCCGTGCAGGTCCACGCTCGGCACGCCGTTCGCGGTCAGCTGCTTGGCCAGCTTCTTCGCCCCGTACTTGGTGCGGGTGAACACCACGGTCCGGCCGGGGGCCGCCGCGAGGTCACGCAGCACCGAAAGCTTGGAGTCCTTGTCCACCTCGAGCACGTGGTGGGTCATGGTGGCCACCGGCGACTGCGCGGAGTCGGCCTCGTGGGTGACCGGGTTGTTCAGGAACCGGTCCACGATCACCTTGATCCCCCCATCGAGGGTGGCGCTGAAGAGCAGCTTCTGCCCGTCGCGGGGCGTCGCGCTCAGCAGGCGCTTCACGCCCGGCAGGAAGCCGAGGTCGGCCATGTGGTCGGCCTCGTCGAGGATGACGATCTGCGCGTCGCGCAGGTCGCAGTGTCCCTGGCCGATGAGGTCCTCCAACCGGCCGGGGCACGCGAGCACGATGTCCACGCCCTTGCGCAGCGCGTTCACCTGCGGGTTCTGGCCGACGCCACCGAAGATCGTGGTGGTCGACAGCCCCTCGGCGGCGGCCAGCGGCGCGATGGCGCGCTCGATCTGCAGCACGAGCTCGCGGGTCGGCGCCAGGATCAGCGAGCGGGGACGGCCCGATGCGGGGCGGCGGCGGTCAGCGGCCAGGCGGGCCACCAGGGGCACGCCGAAGGCCAGGGTCTTGCCCGATCCGGTGCGGCCGCGGCCGAGCACGTCGCGGCCGGCCAGGGAGTCCGGCAGGGTCGCGGTCTGGATGGGGGTGGGGGTGGTGATTCCCGAACGCTCCAGCACGGAGGTCAGGGAGGTGGGCACGCCGAGGTCGGCAAAGTTCTGGGGCACGAAGGCACATCAATTCTGCTGGAGGTACGCACGTCCAAGGGGACAGGCGGCGTCTCGCGCGGCACGCGGCTACCGGTGGGCGGGGAATCCCTCACGCAGTGGTAGCGACGCGGCAACTCACGTCGCCCGCTCAGGGGCTGGACGGCATCGCCGAAGGGCCCGCGGCAAGACGGGGCGGGCCAGATGTCCTCCACCCTACGCGATCGATGGGGTGAGCCTCACCACGGGGGCGTCGCGGCCCGGCTGAACGGCGTCATCCACGGCCGGGCGGGCCGCGTCATCCCAGGTCCGGGTGGGCCTCGCCCCCGGGGTCCACGCCCGGGGGGAGGCCCACTGCATCAGGGACGCACGCCCTCGCCGCACCGGACGGTCGGGACCAGGCCGGACGAGGAGTCCTGGGCGACCTCCTGGCCGTTGGCCTCCAGCCGGCAGGACACCTCGAACTGCTCCGAGGCAGCCTTGCCCACGACGTACAGGCTGACGTACCCGCCCTCCGCGGGCACGGTGCCCTCCTGCCGCCACTGGCCGTCGAAGGACTCGGTGCGGGAGAAGCCGTCGGGCAGGGCCCACGTGACCTCCGCCGGCCCGGTGCTCTGAACCTCCAGGACGACGGGGATCTCGCCGGCCACCGGGTCGGTGGGGCTGGGCGGCGGCGGGTCGCTCGGGCCGACGGGCGACTGCCCGGTGCCCGGAGTGCCCTCCCCCGGCGGGATGGGGGTGGGCGTCTCCTCGGGCGTGGTCTCCTCCGGGGTGGTCTCCTCCGGCGACTCCTCCGGGTCGGTCTCGGACTCCTCGCTCCCGATGAAGGGCAGGTCGATGCCGGGCAGCGACCCCGAACCGCGCAGCAGCGTGAACCCGAGCGCCCCCATCAGGAGGAGTGCGATGAGGACGGTGCCCCCGACCACCAGCAGTGCGGTGCGGGAGTGCCCCGACCCCGCCTCGGGCGTCCCGGTCACGGGGTACGGGTCCACGTCGGACTCATTCCAGAGCCCGCCGCCAGACCCACCCCAGCCCTCGCCCGAGGGCTCACCCCACGCCTGACCCGTGTTCCCGGGGCCCTCAGGGCCACCCGCCCCGCCCTGGCCAGCGGCTGCGGCAGCCGTCGCCCCGGCGGCCTCCCCGGCACCCGCCGCAGGCTCCCCCGCCCACTCGGGCCGCGGAGGCACCGCGCCCGCGCCGTCACCTGCACCCGCCGTCGGGTCCGGCTGCTGCGGGGCACCGCGCCAGGGCTCGTGGGCGAAGGTGTCCTCCTGCGCCTCCTCGGCGAAGAGGCCCTGCGGAGCCGTGTCCTGCGCGCCGGGATCCTGCCCCGGCGTGTCGGCGCTCGACTCGGGAGGCGTGTCATCGCGGCCGTGCTCGTCAGGTCCGCCCTGGCCGCCCCACTGCTCCTCGTCGCGCCCGCTCATGAGCGCAGACTAGCGCCGGGCAAGGAGATCACGGCCCATACCCCCGCCACGGCGGTCAGACCGACCACTCCCAGCACCACCCCCGGCCACCCCGTCGCCGTCCACGCGAACCCGCCGAGGTACCCGAACAGGCTCGACCCGGCGTAGTACCAGAAGGTGTACAGGCTGGTGGCCTGCGACCGCCCGTGCTCCGGCAGCGCCCCCGCCCACCCAGAGGCCACACCGTGCACCCCAAAGAAGCCCGCGGTCAGCACCACCAGTCCCACCACCACCAGGACGAGCGAGGGGTGCAGGGTCACCAGGGCGCCAGCCCCCATCACACCCACCGAGACGAGCAGCACACCGCGCCGCCCGCGCCGCGTCGCCAGCCCCCCGGCGATGCGGGAGGCCGCCGTCCCCGCCAGGTAGGCCAGGAAGACCAGGCTCGCCACACCGACGGGCAGGGAGTACGGGGGCAGCTCCAGCCGGAAGGTGAGGTAGTTGTACACGGCGACGAAGGCCCCCATCAGCAGGAAGGCCTGCATGAAGGTGGCGACGAGTGCCGGGTTCCGGTGGTGGTCCACCACCGTGCGGGCGATGGTCCACACCGACGGCTGGCGGGGGCGGAAGCCGCGGGCCGGTGGGGTGAGGACGAAGAACGCGATGGTGCACGCTGCCGCCATCAGCGCGACGCAGAAGGTGCCGGTGCGCCAGCCGGCGAGGTCGGCCACGGGCGCGGCCACCACCCGCCCGGCCAGGCCCCCGATGCTGGTGCCCGCGATGTACGTGCCAGCCGCCACAGCCGCGACCGATGCGGAGACCTCCTCGGTCAGGTAGGTCACCGCCAGCGCGGCCACGCCACCGAGGGCCGCTCCTTCGAGCACCCGCAGCACCAGCATCACCTCGAACCAGGGGCACCAGGGCACCACCAGCCCCAGCGTGGTCGCGGCGACCAGGGCGATGCGCATGGAGACCACGCGTCCCACCCGGTCGGCCACCCAGGACCACGGCAGCACCGAGAGCGCTAGGCCGGTGGTGGCCGCGGAGATGGTCAGGCTGGCCTGGGAGGCGGTGACCCCGACGTCGACCGCGAGCAGCGGGAGCACCCCCTGCGGTGAGTAGAGCTGCGCGAAGGCGGCCAACCCGGCGCAGAGCAGCGCTAGGTGGATGCGCCGGTAGGCCGGCGTCCCGGACAGGTGCCCCTCCCACGCAGCAGGGTGGCGGTTGGCGGGGCGGTGGTCGACGGGCACGGCGACGAGCCTAGGCCGGTCGGTGCGCGGACCGGGACAATGGCCCGGAAAAGGCACCGCCTGAACCATGCGAGGAAATGCCCTCCCGAACCTGCAGGAATCACCTCCTCGAGGGCGTGGGGCCGTCGCTGGT encodes:
- a CDS encoding DEAD/DEAH box helicase, with product MPQNFADLGVPTSLTSVLERSGITTPTPIQTATLPDSLAGRDVLGRGRTGSGKTLAFGVPLVARLAADRRRPASGRPRSLILAPTRELVLQIERAIAPLAAAEGLSTTTIFGGVGQNPQVNALRKGVDIVLACPGRLEDLIGQGHCDLRDAQIVILDEADHMADLGFLPGVKRLLSATPRDGQKLLFSATLDGGIKVIVDRFLNNPVTHEADSAQSPVATMTHHVLEVDKDSKLSVLRDLAAAPGRTVVFTRTKYGAKKLAKQLTANGVPSVDLHGNLSQNARQRNLAAFSEGTAQTLVATDIAARGIHVDDIALVVHADPPAEHKAYLHRSGRTARAGAEGTVVTIAMPEQRGEVKTLMRAAKIRPVTEAKAVVGAAVLQEVAPGERVFRESDELAVATAPPQQGGSGGGRGGRSGGRGGSGGVRGAGRSGGRGGSGGSGRGGRGAGGSGGRGAAGGSGGRSGGRGASTGGSGRGGDGGPVRFTSESSPRGGSAGRSGDAPRGERGAGRPPRNRGEASARPARGEGGSGRRPERSRPEGGSGRPARGEGGSRPARAAGGSGGRAPRARRARG
- a CDS encoding MFS transporter, whose translation is MPVDHRPANRHPAAWEGHLSGTPAYRRIHLALLCAGLAAFAQLYSPQGVLPLLAVDVGVTASQASLTISAATTGLALSVLPWSWVADRVGRVVSMRIALVAATTLGLVVPWCPWFEVMLVLRVLEGAALGGVAALAVTYLTEEVSASVAAVAAGTYIAGTSIGGLAGRVVAAPVADLAGWRTGTFCVALMAAACTIAFFVLTPPARGFRPRQPSVWTIARTVVDHHRNPALVATFMQAFLLMGAFVAVYNYLTFRLELPPYSLPVGVASLVFLAYLAGTAASRIAGGLATRRGRRGVLLVSVGVMGAGALVTLHPSLVLVVVGLVVLTAGFFGVHGVASGWAGALPEHGRSQATSLYTFWYYAGSSLFGYLGGFAWTATGWPGVVLGVVGLTAVAGVWAVISLPGASLRS